A segment of the Marinobacter arenosus genome:
CGGCAACATGCTGGGGTCGTTATAGGGGTAGAATTCCAGCTGCTGCCCCTCTGCCGTGACCGATTGCCGGAAATACCCCTGCTGATACAGCAGCCCAACTGCCGTCATCGGCACACCCAGGTCACTTGCAGCCTTCAGGAAATCCCCGGCGAGAACGCCCAGCCCTCCGGAATACAACGGCAGGGACTCGCTCAGGCCGTACTCCATACAGAAGAAGGCGACACCGTCGCCGAGTCTGCCCGGGAAATTGTCCGAGTACCAGGTATCGGCCAGCTCAAACTGCCGGTGGGCCTCCATCTGCCGTTGGTAAAGTTCGAGGAATGCTTCGTCGTTGGCCAGGGTGTCCAGCCGCTCTCCGGACACACTGTTCAGTACCAGCCAGGCGTTGTGCGTGGCCTTCCAGGTTTCTTCGTCAATGGCGCGCCAGAGGCTGTCGCTGCCATGATGCCAGCTCCAGCGAAGGTCAAGGGCGAGCCCTGAGAGGCCGGCAAGCCCCTCAGGAATGTGGCGTGGATTGTAGGCTGCAATGGTCACCGGGAGTTCCCGCGCTGGAGTCGGTCATCAGTGGGCGGTATAGCCCCGTGCCACGAGTTTCCGGGCCAGTGCCTCCCCTTCTTTATCGAGGCAATCGAGGATGGCAACACTGGCGCCCTCTTCTGCCAATCGAGTCACCGCGGCGGCACCAATACCATGGAATCCTCTCGTAACGGCGGCTACTTTCCCTTCCACCCGTTTCATTGCGGTTCTCCTTGCGAGCAATCAGTACACCTGGCTCTCGCGGACCGAAAAATACTCCACGGACCGGTGATGCTGTTTCAGCCAATGCAGCAGCGAGGAGATGGTAAACGTGTCGTTCTCTACGCCGTCAAAGTCCACACCCAGACCCTTGTCCGACTTCCTCACAACATGGGCCTTCAGCCGCCGGAAATGCCGTTCCTCCCTCTCCGGAAAACGGAACTCAATCTCCAGTGTCTGGTTTAACTGAACATCGGAGTAGTCGGTAGCAATGAAAAGCCCACGGCTGGAAGCATCCCGAATCTGGCCGGTCGCCACTGGCATGCCCCTTTTGTACACGAGAAGCCCTAACTTGCCCTGAACGCGTTTGCTGAGTCTGTGTTCCATGAAACCTCCCTTCTGACTCATTAAATAACGGCACCACTTTGGACAAATAATGAACACTTTATATCCAACTTCAAACCGGCTTATTTTGATGTTGATCAATATTCACCCAGTCGTCAGATTAATCTTCCGTAGAGCCCCGCAAGATCCCGAACACTACCTGCGAGACCGGCCGGTACCTCACACCAATTCAGTTTCCATAACCAATTGTTTTGCGTGGTTCCCGGCGTGTTGAAGCGCGCCTCCGAGCCCAGCCCGAGCAGGTCCTGCATCGGCACGATCGCGATGCTCGACACCGAGCCAAACGCGGCCTGTATGACCGGCCAGGGCATGTTGTCCCCGGTGGTGCCAAGATAATGGTTGACGTAATTGCGGGTGCTGTCGTCCAGACTGGTGTACCACCCGAGCGTTGTGTCGTTATCATGCGTCCCGGTGTACACGAGGTTGTGCGGCTCGTGATTGTGGGTCAGGTGCGGGTTATCGGGGTTGCCGTCGAATCCGAACTGGAGAACGGTCATCCCCGGCAGGTGGAACGCGCGCCTGAGCTGCTCCACCTCCTCGCTGATGATGCCCAGGTTCTCTGCGACCAGGGGAAGCTCGGGAAACGTGCCAAAACACGCTTCCAGAAAGGCCCTCCCAGGCCCGGCTACCCAATGGCCGTGCCGGGGCTGAGGATCGTGCGCCGGAATCTCCCAATAGGCTTCAAGCCCGCGGAAGTGATCGATGCGGATAAGGTCAAAGAGGTGCCGCTGACTGTCCAGGCGTTGCAGCCACCACTGATACCCGTCGCCAGCCATCGCCTCCCAGTCATACAGGGGGTTCCCCCAATGCTGGCCATCGGGCGAAAAATAGTCCGGTGGAACGCCGGCAACCACGGTCGACTGCCCCTCGGCGTCCAGCTTGAACCCCTCGCGGTTGGCCCAGACGTCGGCACTGTCATGGGCGACAAAAATCGGAATATCGCCAAACAGGCAAATGTCCCGTTCGTGGGCATAGTGCCGAAGCGCCTGCCATTGGGTATGGAACAGGAACTGCTCGAACCGAACGCGCTGCACCGTGGATACAGCCTGCCGGGCGAATTCCGCCAACGCCGCCCGGTGTCGGTCACGCAGTTCTGTCGGCCACTGTAGCCAGTTCAGTCCCGGGTACGCCTCCCGTATGGCGTTGAACAGCGTGAAATCATCCAACCAGTAGTCATTGGTTGCAACATAGTCCTGGTAAGCCTGATGCACCGCGTTATCCGGCGAGGCCTCCGCCCGTTCGAAAAACCGCGCGGCGGCGCGCTCAAAGCAGGATCGCCGTCCCATCTCCATCCCGGCCAGACCCAGATCCTCCGCGCTCAGAAGGCCGGAGGCGATCAGCTCCTCCAGATCAATAAAATCCGGGTTTCCCGCGTGCGCTGACAACGACTGGTAAGGGGAAAGGTCGGAATGCGTGGGTCCGATGGGCAGTGTCTGCCACACGCGGATGCCAGCGCTGGCCAGGAAATCCAGAAACCTGCGGGCACTCTGCCCCAGAACACCCCATTCGCCAGGCAAGCAGGTGGGGTGAAGCAAAACGCCGGCCTTGCGGATATTGAACAGGTCTGTTCCCGCTGAACCCTGGGTCATGCCGGGGTATTCCGGTCGTGGCCTGGTCGCATGGCACCGCCCCGTTCGGGCGCTCCGCTGCCCTGGCTCAATTTCTGGAACACCGACGCCGGGGCCGGGTAACCGATCAGGTCATAGAGACTGACCAGATGCTTCCGGTACAGGTACTCGAAATCACTGACGATCTGGGCGGGGTTGTAATCACCGAACCACCAGAACCAGTCAGACCCCTCACACACGGCCAGCTGCAACTCAGCCGCGCTCTTTTGCTCCGCGCTCAGGCTGCCATTGTCCATGACCCGGTCGAAGTGGCATTTCGCTTCGCACAGGAGTTCCCACGCCCGGTTCTTATCCGGGTCCCCAATCCAGGTTGAAAAGGTTCCATAGATCCAGCTTCCGGCAACCAGGTGCGGCAGGGGAACGGTGTCGCAGACCGGCGCAGACAGGAGCTCGCGATACGTAGTAAGGCGCAGCCTCGGGTGGTCCTGTAGCACCTCGTAAAGCTCGTCGAGGAAGTGGAATCCGTTCTCCGGGTAGTATTCCCAGGCATTCTCACCGTCAAGGATGACGGAGATGACCGGGCGAGACTCTTTTTTGCCCTGGGCAGCAATATTGTCCATGTGGTGAACGAGGTCGCCTACCGCGTCGCTGGCGTGCCAGTCGGCGTAGGTGAATCCGATCAGGTCGGACAAGCCATCATCGCGAAAAAAGACCGTCGGTGAAGTCTGGCCGAACTGGTAAGGCCGGTGAATGCCAGAATCCGGGATGGATTTATCGGCCAGCCGGGCCTGGTGCAGGCTGTTGCGGATCACCGAATCGCCACTGGCCGTCCACCGGAATCCATGATGACCGAGATGGGTCAGGGTCTCCTGGCTCAGCCCACCCTCAGACGCCCAACACCCGGTGGGCTCCAGGTTGAAGAACCGGGAAAACACGCGCCTGGCCTCCTCAAGCTGCCAGGCAACCCGGACCTCGCCACCCGGATACTTCGCAAACGAGGGCAAGACAATATCGGGCATGGCCTCACGGGCAGAGGCAAGCTCCAGCAAAAGCGGCAGCATGGTATGGGTATAGGGGCTGACCGAAAGTTCCACCTGGCCGATCTGCGCAAGGTGGCGGTACCGTGGCCCTATCCCCGCCAACGTCTCGAAAATGACATTCATCAGGGCGTGTCGATCGTCCATTGAGAACTGCCACGCTTTTTCCTGGAGACTCCGGACGCAATGATTCTCTCGCCGGATCGTTTCCCCCATCCAGCCAAGGTGGTACCAGACCAGCAAATCGCTAAGCAGCATCGGGGACATATAGCGCTGCATCTCGGGCTTCTTCCGATAGAGCCCGGCCACTTGGGCAAGTCTGGCGAAGGCAGGAAACCGGTTGATGATCC
Coding sequences within it:
- a CDS encoding SDR family NAD(P)-dependent oxidoreductase, which encodes MKRVEGKVAAVTRGFHGIGAAAVTRLAEEGASVAILDCLDKEGEALARKLVARGYTAH
- a CDS encoding PilZ domain-containing protein; translated protein: MEHRLSKRVQGKLGLLVYKRGMPVATGQIRDASSRGLFIATDYSDVQLNQTLEIEFRFPEREERHFRRLKAHVVRKSDKGLGVDFDGVENDTFTISSLLHWLKQHHRSVEYFSVRESQVY
- the malQ gene encoding 4-alpha-glucanotransferase, with the protein product MTQGSAGTDLFNIRKAGVLLHPTCLPGEWGVLGQSARRFLDFLASAGIRVWQTLPIGPTHSDLSPYQSLSAHAGNPDFIDLEELIASGLLSAEDLGLAGMEMGRRSCFERAAARFFERAEASPDNAVHQAYQDYVATNDYWLDDFTLFNAIREAYPGLNWLQWPTELRDRHRAALAEFARQAVSTVQRVRFEQFLFHTQWQALRHYAHERDICLFGDIPIFVAHDSADVWANREGFKLDAEGQSTVVAGVPPDYFSPDGQHWGNPLYDWEAMAGDGYQWWLQRLDSQRHLFDLIRIDHFRGLEAYWEIPAHDPQPRHGHWVAGPGRAFLEACFGTFPELPLVAENLGIISEEVEQLRRAFHLPGMTVLQFGFDGNPDNPHLTHNHEPHNLVYTGTHDNDTTLGWYTSLDDSTRNYVNHYLGTTGDNMPWPVIQAAFGSVSSIAIVPMQDLLGLGSEARFNTPGTTQNNWLWKLNWCEVPAGLAGSVRDLAGLYGRLI
- a CDS encoding glycoside hydrolase family 57 protein encodes the protein MDSDDRTPVVLFWHMHQPGYQDNQTGQFQFPWVYLHTIKDYSDMAAHLEAHPGAKAVINFAPILLEQIETYLVHIERWRHGVGQIGDPLLAALVAEQLPETGSPGFLDLVEKCLRANTDRIINRFPAFARLAQVAGLYRKKPEMQRYMSPMLLSDLLVWYHLGWMGETIRRENHCVRSLQEKAWQFSMDDRHALMNVIFETLAGIGPRYRHLAQIGQVELSVSPYTHTMLPLLLELASAREAMPDIVLPSFAKYPGGEVRVAWQLEEARRVFSRFFNLEPTGCWASEGGLSQETLTHLGHHGFRWTASGDSVIRNSLHQARLADKSIPDSGIHRPYQFGQTSPTVFFRDDGLSDLIGFTYADWHASDAVGDLVHHMDNIAAQGKKESRPVISVILDGENAWEYYPENGFHFLDELYEVLQDHPRLRLTTYRELLSAPVCDTVPLPHLVAGSWIYGTFSTWIGDPDKNRAWELLCEAKCHFDRVMDNGSLSAEQKSAAELQLAVCEGSDWFWWFGDYNPAQIVSDFEYLYRKHLVSLYDLIGYPAPASVFQKLSQGSGAPERGGAMRPGHDRNTPA